In Panicum virgatum strain AP13 chromosome 5K, P.virgatum_v5, whole genome shotgun sequence, the genomic window TTTTCGTGACTAGACGAAACACAAAGTAGTGAGCTGCCAAGGAAAAAGGGTAACCACATAAAGAGATAAAGAGGGCAACAAAGGTAACATGTTTGTACAATATATACAACACCAATGAAACTAAAAAACACTCGTGTGGGCTAGTTTCAATCAGCTGCGtgcaaacataaaaaaaatataaatagatTCACTGATGCAATGTGGTCATCATAGCATGCAGTAGTTTTATCAAGAAAAATAAAACGGTCTGAGTTCCAAAGTTCTGATATATCAAATAAGGAAAGAAACGGTTATGAAATAAATGTGAGAGGAACTAATTGATTTTGGCAGAAGCATGAGAACTTTAAAAAACTATTAAAAGTGGAAATGTTTACGTGTTTTGAGAAAACAGTAAGACAAGATGAACGCGGATTTTTCATACCAGGTGAACAATTTCTGGCTTGCTAATAGCTGAACCACGTCTTGTCGCCCCCTTTTCACTTATGTTGGTTACACTTGCAGTGGAGAACAAGCTCTCCAACTCGGATAAATCGATATCAGGAGCGCTGACAAACAGTACAAAAGAGAAACACAACTAAATGAGTAGAAGGAACTCCAGCCCAGAATAAAAGATAGATTTTATGATGAAAAATAGCAGATACTAGAACTAGCTAGTAATAATCACAAATAACAGATTTCATACTTAATTAACTAGTTGTATGAGAAATCCGAACTCATAAGTAGTAAACCAACAGCTGCAAAATTTTGTGAGacatattatgaatagaaaacCATGCTATAATATATCAATAACATCTACCTAGCCTGATTTCCTTGTTTCTGGGCATCAGCCCAGAGACTTCCTTGCATTGCTCTAGTAACTTTCACCCAATGCAGAGGCTTTAGTGAAGCCTTTTTGGGAGGGTTACTTTGCTGTGTCAATCCAATGCCACGGCCTTTAGTTAATCCAGTTGTGTTGCCACGTCCCCTTCCCAATAATGGAGGTGGTGGCACTGCTGCATTTGATATCTTCGAGCttgggggtggaggaggaggtacAGTTCCAGGAGGTTTTGGTGCTTGAGATGGTGGGGGCGGGGGTGCAGGGGCTTTCTTTCCTGTCAtcagaggaggtggcggtggggctGGAGGAGTTTTTTTATTAGCACcaggcagtggcggaggtgggggtgggggtggggatgGAACAGCCGGGCCAGCAGTTCTTGATGAAGTAGAAGgtagaggtggaggtggaggtggaggaggtgatccTTTTGAAGTAGAAGCAGAAGTTGATGCTTTGCTggaagagggagggggaggagggggcggtggAGGGCCTTTATTAGCCATTCCACGagccggtggtggaggtggtcgAGCTGCACAAACATTTTGCTGTTTTGCTGCCCCAGAAtttggcagtggcggcggcggaggctgtgAAGGAGCCACACTGCTAActcgaggaggtggcggcggaggcggaggcggcggcggtggtgtcaGAATATGTTTGCTTCCactcggtggtggtggaggaggaggaggtggaggaggctgTGGAGGACCTACACTGCTAatccgaggtggcggcggcggcggtggaggcggtggtGATGAGAAACCATGTTTACTTCcacttggtggtggtggcggtggcggcggcggtggcggtgaagTAGGTTTCCTACCactgtgtggtggtggtggtggtggaggaggagcgggtGGTGAAAATGGTAGCCTGTTACATGGTAGCTCCTGCAGTGGTTTTGTTAGGGGTCCACTTGGCCCAGTTGCCAGCACAGATGAATCCAAAAGGCTAGAAGGTACCCCatgaggaggcggaggtggttGAGACTGGAGAGGCGGGGATGAGCTGTTCATTGTGAGAGTAGCTGCAAAAGTGATAGTTTAGAATCAGAGTTTTAATTAAACAAAAAGTTAATAAAAGACAAACAACAGAAAGGATGACGGTTATGGGATCCTGAAATCTATGGGGCACCATGCACAGCAACATAAAGCAAACTTTCTCCTAAAGGGAACCACATATAGACTCTGTAACATTTTCACAAAGTTTCCAAAGCAGAAATTGGTTCGTGTAAGAAGTTATACCACTGGATTCAGAATCTTCAGTAGTAAGATCGCGATCAATGTTCTCTGAGTCAGATGAGTTTCCACCATGTTGAACCTTCTCATGATCAACTGAACAAACAGAATCAGAAGCCACAGAATATCTTTCTTCATCAGAATCAAGTGGAGACATCAGTGGCATCTGTAGACCAACTTTAGCTTGCATTTTTGAGAGTTCTTTCATGTCATTGAGTATAAGCTTTTGAAATTTCTCTTGCAGCGAGTTTGCTGAGAATTCTTTGAGCAACCAATAGGCAGCATCATCACTGCTTTCAATCCAGTCAACTCCATTGAAGAGTTCTTGAACAGCTGAAAAGGCTTCAATTGGTAAACCACCCTTCATATCACCATTCAGTGTTGCTGTTGGAGCTCTTGTGGGAGACATGCCCCCAATTTCACAAAACAGTACCTACATTCTCAAAATCGTGTTAGTGATCCATTTTAGTCCAGGGAGATTTCAAAGTATGTGCATCAACTTTTACCTCTGCTCTAAAATTCCTTGGGTACCACTCTTTTGAACCCCACAGTATATCCACATCATCGCTATTCAGCATCAATACATTTGAACGTATAAAAGCAGTATTGAACACTATCCGGAACATCATAACTTCCTTCTCTGGATCAAGATCGAGATGTACGCACTCAAGAACAATATCTCCCTGGACTAAACACTGTATATCAATTTTTATCACATCACAATCCTCCTGCATGATAAGGTTCCTCAATGATGTCAACCCAAAATAGAGTCGCAGAAAGCAATTGAATTGTTCAAGTTGAATTCCATGTACCACCTACCTGCCGATAGTGCCGCAGAGATTTCTTCTTTGGCATAGAAAAAATCATGTTAGCCATGCTACCATTCTTGCCAAGAAGATTTCGCCCAAAAATGCGGACTAATGGCCTGCATCCATTATCAGAATCAAAACTTGGAATGGCTCGAAGAATCAGGCAATCCAAAGAGAGTGCTCTTTCCATTGGAGGCCACTCCGGAGAGATATTTCTTCTGGCTACATACTGCATGTAACGGAGCTGAGATGGCATTGGATTGAGTGCAGAAAAGAGTTGTAGGAACCCTTTAGGTGCCTCACGGTAAATAATGTCCAGAGTTTTATGCTCAGCACCGTGCAATTTCTTGTATATGAGAAGACAAGATAACAAAAAAGCCAACAATGGCCAGGTCCCTCTTTCACAATGGAGTAATATAATGTTCTTATTGTTCCCACTAGATAACCAGTGCTCACAGACACGAAGGAAATGCTGAATAAGAGATAAAGGAAGCACAGGGCAGCCTTCAAAATGACGTGGGTAATCAATGACTGGAATGTTATATTCACGCAGTATATCAGCAAACTGGCTTCTCTTATCTCCATCTCTAAAATTAATCGCCAGGAATGAGGATTCTACATGTTCCTCATGCAACTCCGTGAGAATCTCATTTAAATAGACTGGATACATTCCCTGAGGCAAAACTTCAGTGCTGAAGCATGAATCAAAAACTGTACAATGCCAAAAGATATGATCAGTTGAAGCAATCATAAATAATAAACCGATTTAAGAAGTGATCAATATAGGAAAACTCTCTATGCATACCATAGATCCTGTCAATAAACTCCAGTAGTCCATCAGGAGGCCTCTTGTAGAAGAATCTACTAAGCAGTGACATTTCATGGGAATGAAGAAATGTTGTGACAACTGCTCAGGATTTAAGTGTTTGCTCACAGCACTGCAAAAGTAAATCAATTTCAGAAGAACCATCTATAAGGTGTAAGCATCTGATTATCATTTCTAAAAATTGGAATGAAGTATGTCTGGTTAATCACTTTAACTATCAGATGtagaagatgatgatcataTCTAAACATTGGAGTGGAGTATGTCTGGTTAGTCATCTTGACAATAGAGGTCCAATTAGTTAACTCCTATAGGTCCATTATGTTACTTAAAACAGCACTCAGGCTGCTGATTCAGAAAAAACCACAGTCCAAGTCTCATCACCATGGACTGTGACACCACGCATTTCTAAGCAGGGATGTAGCCATGTCAGTCAATGGTGCTGGTTTCCATTATGACGACAACTTAAAACATCTAGGTACCAGCCAACTCCAGAACCAGAGCTGCACAATCCAAACGTGAAAAAGAGTCCAGAACTGCCAGTTTACATGTATGCTAAGGTATTCTAAAACTGTACCTTCCGGCATCCGTCCACCTGTTACCAACCACCCCTCTCACATGAGTGTTCAGTGTTGCTGTCAAGCAAATTAGACTTAGTTATGAGTGTTCAGTGTTGCTGCCAAGCAAATTAGACGAAATACTAATGGAACTTCCAGCGAAGTCCCTCTATTGATGCCTTGTTCCAGTGCAGTGGCGCACTTGGTCGGGCATGGGGATTCAGTTGAACCCCCAAAACATGTCGGAAAATAAACTACACCAGCAGCTTAATGGGTACCGATAAGTCATATGGCGTCAACCAATGTCGATCTCGCGCACTAAATAAGAACTGAATCGAACCCGCCAACCAAACCACGGCGCAGCGCACGAATCCACGGCTAAGTGAACGAGTGGGTAGAGACTGATGCGCGAGCCAAGGCAACTCTTAGGATACGCGAGTCCATCCAGGCGAGCTTCAGGATTACTTACCCGCAAAAATGACACGAAACCAATCCACGCCCGTGCGGATCTCTCCCCTCCGCTGGGTCGAgcgaggagcgccgccgccgcgccgcagcaGACCGGAAGCGGGCTGAGAGGGAGGGGGCCCGGGGCGCGGCGCCTAGAGCCCGAGAAGCCTAGGGTTTGGAGCAGTAGCGGAGGGGGGAATTTTTGAGCTGGGGAGTGTGATTTTTCCCTCCGCTTCGCTTCTCTCTTGGCGTTGTGTTGTGCGGCGCAGCAAACTTTGAATCGGGGCAAGGACGAGACAAGGGATCTGGGGTTCGGCGTTTGGTCGGTGTCGTTTTCGTTTTTGGGCTCGTGGATGGGGGTGGAAGCGGTGGAGGGCGCGTCCGGGCGGGCCCGCGTGgcggcgggtgcggcggcgccgagggttTTTCAGCTGGTGACGGACTGACGGGTGGGTGGTGGAGCGGTGGGTGTGGCGGCATCGGGTCGAACGTCGGAGCGGACTGTGCTTATCAGTTTGATGGACGCCGGCGATGCGGCCGAGCTCAGATCGGATGTCGGGATGTGGCCGTGTCCTGTCATTTTTCCCAGTGAAATAAACTCTCGCGAAGTTGACATAACAAAGCAGTAGGAAAAATGGGAGTTTCTCTTTTTATTATGAAAAACAGAAAATAGGAGTTTCAAATTGTGATGACTTGCGGTAGCTGAGAGCAGCCACATTTCGATGCTTGATCTCATATTGAGATAGAAACCATAGGAATTAAAGATTAGACTTTCCTTAACGCTAAGTTACCATAAGTGAATAGAATATTGATTTGGTAGAAGAATTTATCACGGACTGATGAGGGGTGGAAGAAATGGTTGGATGAAGCATAAAAGCTCTCATGTTTTATTATATAATAAGATGGTCCTATGATACTTTCAACGTCAGTTCTGAACATTGCGATAAAAGATAGGATGAAGCATGTTATGATGTGTTATTAACTTGCCATTTCAAACCGCGATAACACTACGGATGCTCTGGGCGACTGATAACTAGTGTGAACTATATATACTGTTGTCTAAGAAAATTCTTACCTATGCGGCTATACAAAGACTTCTACGCAAATGCTAACGTGAAATTATTCCTGGCATGTGTGTTTTATATCTCATATTATTTTGATGTTTAGAGGAGGTTTTGACAACAGTAATACTCCTCATGACTTTTATGGCTGTGGTGTGGTGGTGATCTGGTGAATATTTGTAGCTCTTGGGAAAATTCTTATTCAAGAGAAAGCGGTAGTGATGTGTTCTGATCTGAAGTCCCGTTATAAAACCCCACaagaaaatttgcataacaataGTCAATAGTGATCCGAATTGAAGTAGGAAGTGCAGCCAAGCAAGGACATTGCCGTTGCAGCAGGGCTCGAGCGCGATGACGCCGGCTGGCAATGTCAGCATGGAGTTCGGTCATGGCCATAAGTAAAGCAAGCACGGAGGTCGGCACCGACACCAACACATCAGTGGGCGAGCCCCAGCAACCAGCATCGTTTTCTTAAGAACACTGGGAAGGGATTGGTAGTCGTAGCCTCGTCGGAGATCATTGGTCGTGTTGGTCTTAGTAAGTCAGCAATGTTTTTCGTTTTtgcttagggtgtgtttagttggtgaaaaagtttggatttgaaTACTGtaacacatttcgttgttatttggtaactaatgtccaatcataaattaattatgtttaaaaaattcatctcgtcctAATCagttaaattatataattaattattttttaattatatttaatgctctatgtatgtatttaaagattcgatgtgatgaatactgtagattttttttaaaaaactaaaCACAGACTTACTCTGGAACTGGTAGTAGGTTTGGACATCATTACAATTTATCGCGTACTCCGTAGTGACCTTGCGGGACAGGGAGGGAAACCATCACAGAGATTCGGATGGGTGTGAGGGAGCAGTGAGCCTGTTTGCTTTTCATGTTTGCAGCTTGGCCCATTCCGGTGATAAAGCCCACTTTGACAGGAAGATGATTCGAGAAAACAAAATTCGAGAGATGGATGATTCAGCTCAGAACAAACAACATATACGCCCAGTGGGCTTATCACTGAGCCCATGGGCCCAACCGAGCCCATGGGCCATGGACTTCCTCACGCTCATCGCCAGGTCGCCACCACGGCACCACCTCGCGACCTGTTCCCCCGCCGTCTCCGGCGCGACATCGAACCCGAGCGCTTCCGTCGCCACACCCCGCCAACCGGCGCTGCGGCGAGCTGGAGAAGCGCTGCACGGAGCCACCACTCCCAGCTGATAGCAGTCGTAGCCCACCGAATGACAAATTCTAGTAAGCCCCCACCGAAGCTTGGCGGCGAATCAGGAAGTCTCACGTCTTCCCACCACCTCCTCCGAATGCCGGAACGGCAACGCACCTCGTCGCTGCCACCTTCCGCTCCGGCGAGGGATACGTGCGGCAAGTGGCGCACCTCTCCGGATCCGCCTCCTACTCGGTGCTGACAGAGGTAACAGTAGCACCCTTGCTCTTACTTCTGCGTTGCTAGATCTCAGGACAGTTGCGTTACCTGGGGAGTGGGGAATGAGCACGCACAATTTCATATCCCGGGATGATGATAATGCTGGCATGTCGCCACATTTTAATGAAATTCCAACCTGTGGGAAGGACATGTAGTAAAACCTTATTGAGGTTGGATTCCTTGACTGCCCTGCGGTCTGCATGATGATGCTCTTCTGATATTTCGGACGCATTCCATGAACCAGTAAAGTAGAACACGTTACTGTGAGGTGTGGAAGGAATTAGAGGAGTAATACACAATATTGAAGGGTGCAAAGAAATTATAGTAACAGCTTTTCTAGGTAACCTCAACAACTGAACCATGACACTGGAAATCAAATTCGATGTGATATGTTTCAAATTAAGTTAGTACACAGCAAAGACCGACAAAGGCACACTCATGTGGCTGATACAGTGGAATGATCCAAATACAATCTATGTCTAAGCATTACAATGTTCAGTTGTTCACATGTGAAATTAAGCATAACTCCTTACCATGCTTGCTAAATCACGGTACGCGTGAAAAAAAGACCTCCATGTTTTATGGCATAGGACGGCATTCAAACTAGATATACGGCTTAGGTGGTATATGTAGATTCTTCAACCTTCCTGTTAGCATGTTTACCACCTTTGTCATTGATGGACGGTTTTGGGGGTTCCACTGAATGCACCAGAGTGCCACAATGGCCATCTGCTTCACCTTTTCTTTATCCTCTTCTGTAGTTTCCCTATTAAGTACCAGGTCTTGCCCAGCGATTACTCTCTCGTAGATCCACTGTGGGAGGTAAACCTCATTTTGGTTCTCAATACCAGGGTCTGAGTTCCTTCGTCCACTTACCATCTCTAACACCAGCATGCCGAAACTGTAAACATCTGACTTGTATGATATCCCACCAAAATTCCGAGAAAATATCTCTGGGGCAATATAGCCCATTGTGCCTCTTGCTGCAGTCAAGGTAACAATGCTTTGGTCCCTTGCGCACAACTTTGCAAGGccaaaatctgaaatttttggattgaaGCTGTAGTCTAGCAAGATGTTGTGAGGTTTGATGTCAAAATGGAGGATGCGCTGGTTGCATCCTTGATGTAGGTACTCCATTCCTCTAGCAATGCCTTTAGCAATCTCTAGCATTTTGTGAGGTACTAGAAGCTCTTGGGAAATACTGGAATCATGCAAGAATATATATCTCTCCAATGACTCGTTAGGCATAAATTCGTAAATAAGCGCGCGTCTTGTTCCTTCAGAGCAAAATCCCAGGAGGCGGACAATATTTGCATGGTGGATTTGTCCAATGGT contains:
- the LOC120706190 gene encoding formin-like protein 3 isoform X1 → MSLLSRFFYKRPPDGLLEFIDRIYVFDSCFSTEVLPQGMYPVYLNEILTELHEEHVESSFLAINFRDGDKRSQFADILREYNIPVIDYPRHFEGCPVLPLSLIQHFLRVCEHWLSSGNNKNIILLHCERGTWPLLAFLLSCLLIYKKLHGAEHKTLDIIYREAPKGFLQLFSALNPMPSQLRYMQYVARRNISPEWPPMERALSLDCLILRAIPSFDSDNGCRPLVRIFGRNLLGKNGSMANMIFSMPKKKSLRHYRQEDCDVIKIDIQCLVQGDIVLECVHLDLDPEKEVMMFRIVFNTAFIRSNVLMLNSDDVDILWGSKEWYPRNFRAEVLFCEIGGMSPTRAPTATLNGDMKGGLPIEAFSAVQELFNGVDWIESSDDAAYWLLKEFSANSLQEKFQKLILNDMKELSKMQAKVGLQMPLMSPLDSDEERYSVASDSVCSVDHEKVQHGGNSSDSENIDRDLTTEDSESSATLTMNSSSPPLQSQPPPPPHGVPSSLLDSSVLATGPSGPLTKPLQELPCNRLPFSPPAPPPPPPPPHSGRKPTSPPPPPPPPPPPSGSKHGFSSPPPPPPPPPPRISSVGPPQPPPPPPPPPPPSGSKHILTPPPPPPPPPPPPRVSSVAPSQPPPPPLPNSGAAKQQNVCAARPPPPPARGMANKGPPPPPPPPPSSSKASTSASTSKGSPPPPPPPPLPSTSSRTAGPAVPSPPPPPPPPLPGANKKTPPAPPPPPLMTGKKAPAPPPPPSQAPKPPGTVPPPPPPSSKISNAAVPPPPLLGRGRGNTTGLTKGRGIGLTQQSNPPKKASLKPLHWVKVTRAMQGSLWADAQKQGNQASAPDIDLSELESLFSTASVTNISEKGATRRGSAISKPEIVHLVDMRRANNCEIMLTKIKMPLPDMISAILTLDTSVLDNDQVENLIKFCPTKEEIEMLKGYSGNKEMLGKCEQFFLELMKVPRVEAKLRVFAFRITFSTQVDDLRTNLTTINDATKEVKESLKLRQIMQTILTLGNALNQGTARGSAVGFRLDSLLKLSDTRARNNKMTLMHYLCKLLAEKMPELLDFDKDLIHLEAASKIQLKLLAEEMQAINKGLEKVEQELAASENDGAISIGFRKALKSFLDAAEAEVRSLISLYAEVGRNADSLAQYFGEDPARCPFEQVTSILVIFVNMFKKSRDENARNAEAEKKKLEKEKATVSAK
- the LOC120706190 gene encoding formin-like protein 3 isoform X2 codes for the protein MSLLSRFFYKRPPDGLLEFIDRIYVFDSCFSTEVLPQGMYPVYLNEILTELHEEHVESSFLAINFRDGDKRSQFADILREYNIPVIDYPRHFEGCPVLPLSLIQHFLRVCEHWLSSGNNKNIILLHCERGTWPLLAFLLSCLLIYKKLHGAEHKTLDIIYREAPKGFLQLFSALNPMPSQLRYMQYVARRNISPEWPPMERALSLDCLILRAIPSFDSDNGCRPLVRIFGRNLLGKNGSMANMIFSMPKKKSLRHYRQEDCDVIKIDIQCLVQGDIVLECVHLDLDPEKEVMMFRIVFNTAFIRSNVLMLNSDDVDILWGSKEWYPRNFRAEVLFCEIGGMSPTRAPTATLNGDMKGGLPIEAFSAVQELFNGVDWIESSDDAAYWLLKEFSANSLQEKFQKLILNDMKELSKMQAKVGLQMPLMSPLDSDEERYSVASDSVCSVDHEKVQHGGNSSDSENIDRDLTTEDSESSATLTMNSSSPPLQSQPPPPPHGVPSSLLDSSVLATGPSGPLTKPLQELPCNRLPFSPPAPPPPPPPPHSGRKPTSPPPPPPPPPPPSGSKHGFSSPPPPPPPPPPRISSVGPPQPPPPPPPPPPPSGSKHILTPPPPPPPPPPPPRVSSVAPSQPPPPPLPNSGAAKQQNVCAARPPPPPARGMANKGPPPPPPPPPSSSKASTSASTSKGSPPPPPPPPLPSTSSRTAGPAVPSPPPPPPPPLPGANKKTPPAPPPPPLMTGKKAPAPPPPPSQAPKPPGTVPPPPPPSSKISNAAVPPPPLLGRGRGNTTGLTKGRGIGLTQQSNPPKKASLKPLHWVKVTRAMQGSLWADAQKQGNQASAPDIDLSELESLFSTASVTNISEKGATRRGSAISKPEIVHLVDMRRANNCEIMLTKIKMPLPDMISAILTLDTSVLDNDQVENLIKFCPTKEEIEMLKGYSGNKEMLGKCEQFFLELMKVPRVEAKLRVFAFRITFSTQITDLLAGR